A single window of Gammaproteobacteria bacterium DNA harbors:
- a CDS encoding 2-oxoglutarate dehydrogenase E1 component, with product MGDLAKSKKKPDWGALSPLSAGNAVYLELLYQRYLEDPAALEPDWRQYFDAFAHTNGGPEVAPYPAAVRGPARDETRPRTETPLSASPQDYVYANKQSRVYALLDAYRQHGHLAAACDPLGLREIPPVPELDHAHHGLGDADLGAAFACQGLGGRERATLAEIIEMARTVYCGPLASEYAHVADTREMHWIRARLEGADYRRDCPAATRRHLLQRLTAAEALERYLHNRYVGQKRFSLEGAEALIPLLDELIQRGGAAGLQEIAIGMAHRGRLNVLVNIMGKAPADLFLEFEGKTAHNGVGSGDVKYHMGFSSNMDTPGGPVHVALAFNPSHLEIVCPVVEGSVRARQERRRDRDGSQVACVLIHGDAAFSGQGVLMETFNMSQSRGYSTKGTLHIVINNQIGFTTSNQKDARSTLYCTDVAKMVNAPILHVNGDDPEAVLAAARLALDYRMEFRKDIVIDLVCYRRHGHSEADEPAVTQPLMYQRIRAHPTTRERYAQRLIDVAVLDPAADGAMIEAYRAALDAGACVVPYLSRDTDIVVHGSIDWEPFVRGDCAVDVDTRVTLETIRDLSARLGHLPTGFELHPGVAKIFDNRRKMAAGALPIDWGGAEILAYATLVEAGFGVRLSGQDSGRGTFFHRHAVVYCQKDDSAYIPLRNLSDTQGNFLVTNSLLSEEAVLAFEYGYSTTDPKTLVIWEAQFGDFANNAQVVIDQFIVAGEQKWNRLSGLVMFLPHGYEGQGPEHSSARLERYLQLCAEHNIQVCVPTTPAQMFHLLRRQMLLDCRKPLVVMTPKSLLRHKLAVSALEDLTQAGFQRVIDDVDTPDPAGVRRIVLCSGKVYYDLLEKKRGDSRADVALVRVEQLYPFPQGELAAVIARYDRARDCVWCQEEPMNQGAWYAIEHHLREARGELPLLYAGRPASAAPAVGYPLLHIKQLCALVDAAFGSPAGGDVIPLHKDIA from the coding sequence ATGGGCGATCTGGCAAAATCCAAAAAAAAGCCTGATTGGGGAGCGCTTTCTCCGCTCAGCGCCGGCAATGCCGTCTATCTGGAGCTGTTGTACCAGCGCTATCTGGAAGATCCCGCCGCACTGGAGCCCGACTGGCGTCAGTATTTCGACGCTTTCGCGCACACCAATGGCGGACCGGAGGTCGCGCCGTACCCCGCCGCCGTTCGCGGTCCCGCCCGCGATGAAACCCGCCCCCGGACCGAGACGCCGCTGTCGGCGTCACCACAGGATTACGTCTACGCCAACAAGCAGTCCCGCGTCTACGCGCTGCTCGACGCCTATCGCCAGCATGGCCACCTCGCAGCCGCCTGCGATCCGCTCGGGCTGCGCGAGATCCCGCCGGTTCCCGAACTCGACCATGCGCACCACGGCCTGGGCGACGCCGATCTCGGCGCCGCGTTCGCCTGCCAGGGTCTCGGCGGGCGCGAGCGGGCGACCCTGGCCGAGATCATCGAGATGGCGCGCACGGTCTACTGCGGCCCGCTCGCGAGCGAGTATGCCCACGTGGCCGACACCCGCGAGATGCACTGGATACGCGCGCGCCTGGAGGGCGCGGACTACCGCCGGGACTGTCCGGCGGCGACGCGCCGGCATCTGCTGCAGCGCCTCACCGCCGCCGAGGCGCTGGAACGCTATCTGCACAACAGGTACGTCGGACAGAAGCGCTTCTCGCTGGAAGGCGCGGAGGCCCTGATCCCGCTCCTCGACGAACTGATCCAGCGCGGCGGCGCGGCGGGCCTGCAGGAGATCGCCATCGGGATGGCGCACCGCGGCCGCCTCAATGTGCTGGTCAACATCATGGGCAAGGCGCCCGCCGACCTGTTCCTGGAGTTTGAGGGCAAGACCGCGCACAACGGCGTCGGTTCCGGCGACGTCAAATACCACATGGGTTTCTCGTCCAATATGGACACGCCGGGCGGACCGGTGCACGTCGCGCTGGCCTTCAATCCCTCGCACCTGGAGATCGTCTGCCCGGTGGTGGAGGGCTCGGTACGCGCGCGCCAGGAGCGACGCCGCGACCGGGACGGTTCGCAGGTGGCCTGCGTGCTGATCCACGGCGACGCCGCCTTCTCCGGGCAGGGCGTGCTGATGGAGACCTTCAACATGTCGCAGTCACGCGGCTACTCCACCAAGGGCACGCTCCACATCGTCATCAACAACCAGATCGGTTTCACCACCAGCAACCAGAAGGACGCGCGCTCGACGCTGTACTGCACCGACGTCGCCAAGATGGTCAACGCGCCCATCCTTCACGTCAACGGCGACGACCCGGAGGCCGTGCTCGCCGCCGCGCGCCTCGCGCTCGACTACCGCATGGAATTCCGCAAGGACATCGTCATCGACCTGGTGTGCTACCGGCGCCACGGCCACAGCGAGGCGGACGAGCCCGCCGTGACCCAGCCCCTGATGTACCAGCGCATCCGCGCCCATCCCACCACGCGCGAGCGCTACGCGCAACGGCTGATCGATGTGGCGGTGCTCGACCCGGCCGCGGACGGCGCCATGATCGAGGCGTATCGCGCCGCGCTCGACGCCGGCGCCTGCGTGGTGCCGTATCTGAGCCGGGACACGGACATCGTCGTCCACGGCAGCATCGACTGGGAGCCCTTCGTGCGCGGCGACTGCGCCGTGGACGTGGACACCCGCGTCACGCTGGAGACGATCCGCGACCTCAGCGCACGGCTCGGTCACCTGCCCACCGGTTTCGAGCTGCATCCCGGCGTGGCGAAGATCTTCGACAACCGGCGCAAGATGGCCGCCGGGGCCCTGCCGATCGACTGGGGCGGCGCCGAGATCCTGGCCTACGCGACGCTGGTCGAGGCCGGCTTCGGCGTGCGCCTGTCCGGCCAGGACAGCGGGCGCGGCACCTTCTTCCACCGTCACGCGGTGGTGTACTGCCAGAAGGACGATTCCGCCTATATCCCGCTGCGCAACCTGTCGGACACGCAGGGCAACTTCCTGGTCACCAATTCCCTGCTGTCGGAGGAGGCGGTGCTCGCCTTCGAGTACGGCTATTCCACCACCGACCCGAAGACGCTGGTGATCTGGGAGGCGCAGTTCGGCGACTTCGCCAACAACGCGCAGGTGGTGATTGACCAGTTCATCGTCGCCGGCGAACAGAAATGGAACCGCCTGAGCGGCCTGGTCATGTTCCTGCCGCACGGCTATGAGGGGCAGGGCCCGGAACACTCCTCGGCGCGGCTCGAGCGTTACCTGCAGCTGTGCGCCGAACACAACATCCAGGTCTGCGTGCCGACCACGCCGGCGCAGATGTTCCACCTGCTGCGCCGCCAGATGCTGCTCGACTGCCGCAAGCCGCTGGTCGTCATGACGCCGAAGAGCCTGCTGCGCCACAAGCTCGCGGTCAGCGCGCTCGAGGACCTGACGCAGGCCGGCTTCCAGCGCGTCATCGACGACGTGGACACGCCCGATCCGGCCGGGGTGCGGCGGATCGTGCTGTGCAGCGGCAAGGTCTATTACGACCTGTTGGAGAAGAAGCGCGGCGACAGCCGCGCCGACGTCGCGCTGGTGCGCGTCGAGCAGCTCTATCCGTTTCCGCAGGGCGAACTGGCGGCGGTGATCGCGCGCTACGACCGGGCGCGCGACTGTGTGTGGTGCCAGGAGGAACCGATGAACCAGGGCGCGTGGTACGCGATCGAACACCACCTGCGCGAGGCCAGGGGCGAGTTGCCGCTGCTCTACGCCGGCCGCCCGGCCTCGGCCGCGCCGGCGGTCGGCTATCCCTTGCTCCACATCAAGCAATTGTGCGCGCTGGTGGACGCGGCCTTCGGGTCGCCGGCTGGCGGGGACGTGATTCCGCTGCATAAGGACATCGCATGA
- the lpdA gene encoding dihydrolipoyl dehydrogenase has protein sequence MNDRYDVIVIGAGPAGYVAAIRAAQLGLSVACVDDWTDAAGGHSLGGTCLNAGCIPSKVLLEASELYDKARHEFAEYGVSVDGVGLDLAAMMARKDRVVSELTRGIAGLFEANGVQRITGRGRLLSGRRVEITSDQSQAPQILEAGHVILATGSSPVRLAVAPLHEDLIVDSTGALAFDAVPRRLGIIGAGVIGLELGAVWKRLGAEVVLLEAQAEFLSMCDRQVAQEALRQYRKQGLDIRLGARVTGCTVEGGRVGIAYQDDAGEHSETVDRLIVAVGRRPNSDGLCAPDAEPVIDSGGFIHVDAHCRTSLPGVYAIGDLVRGPMLAHKGSEEGVMVAERIAGHTARVNYDAIPSVIYTRPEIAWAGMTEQALKAVDRPYRSGAFPFAANGRARALGETGGFIKILADAETDRVLGVHMIGAHCSELIAGAVLALEFGASSEDLAATMFAHPTLSEALHEAALDAGGRAIHRASNKHKKGTDFKSVPDPIYQRGRT, from the coding sequence ATGAACGACCGTTATGACGTCATCGTGATCGGGGCCGGGCCGGCGGGGTATGTGGCGGCGATCCGCGCCGCGCAGCTCGGGCTGTCGGTGGCCTGCGTCGACGACTGGACCGATGCGGCGGGCGGGCATTCGCTTGGCGGCACCTGCCTCAATGCCGGCTGCATCCCGTCCAAGGTGCTGCTGGAGGCATCCGAACTCTACGACAAGGCACGCCATGAATTCGCCGAGTACGGTGTCAGCGTGGACGGCGTCGGGCTCGATCTCGCGGCCATGATGGCGCGCAAGGACCGCGTCGTGTCCGAGCTGACGCGCGGCATCGCCGGCCTGTTCGAGGCCAACGGCGTCCAACGCATCACCGGGCGCGGCCGGCTCTTGTCCGGCCGCCGTGTGGAAATCACTTCAGATCAATCGCAGGCGCCGCAAATCCTCGAGGCCGGGCACGTCATCCTCGCGACGGGTTCATCGCCCGTGCGGCTCGCCGTCGCGCCGCTGCATGAAGATCTCATCGTCGATTCCACCGGCGCGCTCGCCTTCGACGCCGTGCCGAGGCGCCTGGGCATCATCGGCGCCGGCGTCATCGGGCTGGAACTCGGCGCGGTCTGGAAGCGCCTCGGCGCCGAGGTCGTGCTGCTGGAGGCGCAAGCGGAATTCCTGTCGATGTGCGACCGCCAGGTCGCGCAGGAGGCGCTGCGCCAGTATCGCAAACAGGGCCTCGACATCCGCCTCGGCGCGCGCGTCACCGGTTGTACGGTGGAAGGCGGCCGGGTCGGGATCGCCTATCAGGACGACGCGGGCGAGCACTCTGAAACGGTGGACCGCCTGATCGTCGCCGTCGGCCGCCGGCCCAACAGCGACGGCCTGTGCGCGCCCGATGCCGAGCCGGTGATCGACAGCGGCGGTTTCATCCACGTCGACGCGCACTGCCGCACCAGCCTGCCGGGCGTCTACGCCATCGGCGACCTGGTGCGCGGGCCGATGCTGGCGCACAAGGGTTCGGAGGAGGGCGTCATGGTCGCCGAGCGGATCGCCGGTCACACGGCGCGCGTTAATTACGACGCCATCCCGTCCGTCATCTACACCCGCCCCGAGATCGCCTGGGCCGGCATGACCGAGCAGGCGCTGAAGGCGGTCGACCGGCCCTATCGCAGCGGCGCGTTCCCCTTCGCCGCCAACGGCCGCGCCCGCGCGCTGGGCGAGACCGGCGGTTTCATCAAGATACTGGCCGACGCGGAGACCGACCGCGTGCTCGGCGTCCACATGATCGGCGCGCACTGCTCCGAGCTGATCGCCGGCGCCGTGCTCGCGCTCGAATTCGGCGCCAGCAGCGAAGACCTCGCCGCCACCATGTTCGCCCACCCGACCCTGTCCGAGGCCCTGCACGAGGCCGCGCTCGACGCCGGCGGCCGGGCCATCCACCGGGCGTCCAATAAACATAAGAAGGGGACAGATTTCAAGTCTGTCCCCGACCCCATCTACCAAAGGGGGCGGACTTAA